A stretch of Camelina sativa cultivar DH55 chromosome 18, Cs, whole genome shotgun sequence DNA encodes these proteins:
- the LOC104762610 gene encoding DNA repair protein XRCC2 homolog — MHTRVLYTLVMLLSSKRTGRIGLTILQSFHQHWCFHWTDRLSSLLALETQNRKSLSLTNVVETIVQEMKKLLQVHSLVVIATKATIYEEKYPTNENNRKFSSNDEFSGNAASKAQQPPFREFMPSSWQAFVTHKLIIRKSADHQSLQTGQESLSAYSLEWLQPQLSSIDKFIVDGSGIVIVS, encoded by the exons ATGCATACTAGGGTTTTATACACGCTAGTGATGCTGCTATCTAGCAAGCGGACAGGAAGAATTGGGCTAACTATTTTGCAATCTTTTCACCAGCATTGGTGCTTCCACTGGACTGATCGTCTGTCGTCATTGTTGGCATTGGAGACACAGAACAG GAAAAGTCTCTCTCTTACGAATGTGGTGGAGACGATAGTgcaagagatgaagaagctacTGCAGGTGCATTCACTTGTAGTGATTGCCACTAAAGCTACAATTTACGAAGAGAAGTACCCAACAAATGAGAATAATCG TAAGTTCTCCTCAAACGATGAGTTTTCAGGGAATGCTGCAAGTAAAGCTCAGCAACCTCCATTTCGTGAATTCATGCCTTCTTCTTGGCAG GCATTTGTGACACATAAGTTAATCATACGAAAATCAG CTGATCATCAGTCTTTGCAAACAGGACAAGAAAGTTTGTCGGCATATTCACTTGAATGGTTACAACCACAACTTAGCAGCATAGACAAATTCATAGTAGACGGT TCTGGTATTGTCATTGTCTCGTGA
- the LOC104762611 gene encoding NAC domain-containing protein 104-like translates to MNLPPGFRFFPTDEELVVHFLHRKASLLPCHPDVIPDLDLYPYDPWDLPGKALGEGRQWYFYSRKTQDRLTSNGYWGSMGMDEPIYTSSTHKKVGIKKYLTFYLGDSQTNWIMQEYSLPDSSSSSSRSSKRSSRASSSSSHKPDYSKWVICRVYEQNCSEEEEDDETELSCLDEVFLSLDDLDEVSLP, encoded by the exons ATGAATCTGCCACCGGGATTTAGGTTTTTTCCGACTGATGAAGAGCTCGTCGTTCACTTCCTCCACCGGAAAGCTTCCCTCTTGCCTTGTCACCCTGACGTCATCCCCGACCTCGATCTTTATCCTTACGATCCTTGGGACCTTCCCG GGAAAGCTTTGGGAGAAGGGAGGCAATGGTACTTTTATAGTAGAAAGACACAAGATAGATTAACAAGCAATGGGTACTGGGGATCAATGGGAATGGACGAGCCAATCTACACAAGctccacacacaaaaaagtgggtATCAAAAAGTATCTAACTTTTTATCTCGGAGATTCTCAGACTAACTGGATCATGCAAGAATATTCCCTCCCcgattcctcttcttcatctagTCGATCTTCTAAGAGATCAAGCCGTGCTTCTTCTAGTTCTAGTCACAAACCC GATTACAGCAAGTGGGTGATATGCAGAGTGTATGAACAAAATTgcagtgaagaagaggaggatgatgagacaGAACTCTCATGTTTGGATGAAGTGTTTTTGTCTTTAGATGATCTTGACGAAGTAAGCTTACCGTAA
- the LOC104762612 gene encoding uncharacterized protein LOC104762612, which yields MDLNESVVHYSRGNGIAKLDSFGDTALSLKCLGSSAAGRLIGTSHHNHKLCSDVSNCPDGGCRLVLGLGPTPPSYYYNVKVNNDNNKGSASSGSVQELSSGGGNSILQLGPLAVTTDTFSGLDCSLLTYADTNVSQALFDEGSTSARRSGGYMPSLLFAPRTETVRKPSRMQECSTNFGTDAYTSQLSHESEFSIGAFSDRTASATSSQQRMSNPKKCKFMGCVKGARGASGLCIGHGGGQRCQKPGCNKGAESKTTFCKAHGGGKRCQHLGCTKSAEGKTDFCISHGGGRRCGFPEGCAKAARGKSGLCIKHGGGKRCRIESCTRSAEGQAGLCISHGGGRRCQSSGCTKGAQGSTNYCKAHGGGKRCIFAGCTKGAEGSTPLCKAHGGGKRCMFDGGGICPKSVHGGTSFCVAHGGGKRCVVTGCTKSARGRTDCCVKHGGGKRCKSDGCEKSAQGSTDFCKAHGGGKRCSWGGDWKCEKFARGKSGLCAAHNSMSQDKAGSKIGLIGPGLFRGLVSTSSHTTTTATTTTTTTTTTDHSQSGVSVVSDCTDSIDRPLPPLHHQPEKRQKLMIPMQVLVPPSMKSLSFSNSERPEMETNNNSSGSNGRSIFDFMIPEERVHGGGLMSLLGGSMKQQTLH from the coding sequence ATGGATTTGAACGAGAGTGTTGTTCACTATTCTCGTGGCAATGGTATTGCAAAGCTTGACAGTTTCGGTGATACTGCTCTTAGCTTGAAATGTCTTGGAAGCAGTGCAGCTGGGAGATTAATTGGGACCTCTCACCATAACCATAAGCTTTGTTCTGATGTTTCTAATTGTCCTGATGGTGGCTGCCGGTTGGTTCTCGGTTTGGGTCCAACACCGCCTTCCTACTATTACAATGTCAAGgttaataatgataataacaaAGGGTCAGCTTCTTCCGGGAGTGTTCAGGAACTCTCATCAGGAGGAGGTAACTCAATTCTGCAACTTGGTCCTCTCGCTGTGACCACAGATACTTTCAGCGGACTTGATTGTTCGTTGTTGACATATGCGGATACTAATGTTTCCCAAGCTCTATTTGATGAGGGTTCTACATCTGCAAGGCGATCAGGCGGCTATATGCCATCGCTTCTTTTTGCTCCAAGAACGGAAACTGTTAGAAAACCTTCAAGAATGCAAGAGTGTAGTACTAATTTTGGAACTGATGCCTATACTTCACAGCTGAGCCATGAGTCAGAGTTCTCTATAGGTGCCTTCTCTGATAGGACGGCATCTGCCACGTCTTCTCAGCAAAGGATGAGCAATCCAAAGAAGTGCAAGTTCATGGGATGTGTGAAAGGAGCAAGAGGAGCTTCGGGGCTCTGCATTGGCCATGGAGGTGGGCAGAGGTGCCAAAAGCCAGGCTGCAACAAAGGTGCTGAGAGCAAAACCACTTTCTGCAAAGCTCATGGCGGAGGAAAGAGATGCCAACACTTGGGATGTACAAAGAGCGCTGAAGGAAAAACCGACTTCTGCATATCTCATGGTGGTGGAAGACGTTGTGGATTCCCTGAGGGATGTGCTAAGGCTGCACGTGGCAAATCCGGGCTCTGCATCAAGCATGGTGGTGGCAAAAGGTGTCGGATTGAAAGCTGTACACGAAGTGCTGAAGGACAAGCAGGGCTTTGTATTTCCCACGGTGGTGGACGGCGTTGTCAGTCTTCAGGCTGTACAAAAGGTGCTCAAGGAAGTACAAACTACTGCAAAGCTCATGGTGGCGGGAAACGCTGCATATTTGCGGGATGTACAAAGGGAGCAGAAGGTAGTACTCCGCTGTGTAAAGCACATGGTGGAGGAAAACGTTGTATGTTTGATGGTGGAGGTATTTGTCCTAAAAGTGTTCACGGTGGGACTAGTTTCTGTGTAGCTCACGGTGGTGGGAAGAGATGTGTTGTGACCGGGTGCACAAAGAGCGCTCGTGGACGGACTGATTGTTGCGTGAAGCACGGTGGTGGGAAACGGTGTAAGTCTGATGGTTGTGAGAAGAGTGCACAAGGTAGCACTGACTTCTGCAAGGCACATGGTGGTGGGAAACGTTGCTCATGGGGAGGGGATTGGAAATGCGAGAAATTCGCTAGAGGAAAGAGCGGTTTATGCGCTGCGCATAACAGTATGTCTCAGGATAAAGCTGGAAGCAAGATTGGTTTGATTGGACCGGGACTTTTCCGTGGCCTAGTCTCTACTTCTTCCCATACCACAACAACTGCAACtaccactactactactactactaccactGATCATTCTCAATCTGGAGTCAGCGTGGTATCTGATTGCACGGACTCCATTGATCGCCCTCTGCCACCGCTGCATCATCAACCGGAGAAAAGACAGAAGCTGATGATACCAATGCAGGTTCTTGTTCCTCCATCAATGAAGTCCTTGAGCTTCTCAAACAGTGAGAGACCCGAAatggaaacaaacaacaacagtaGTGGCAGCAATGGGAGGAGCATCTTTGACTTTATGATTCCTGAGGAGAGAGTTCACGGTGGTGGGCTAATGTCTCTGCTTGGTGGTAGCATGAAACAACAAACACTCCATTGA
- the LOC104762613 gene encoding magnesium transporter MRS2-2, with amino-acid sequence MAQNGYVVPADPSAVVTVKKKTLNWALIDAMGQSTSQDFDKYAIMHRVQIHARDLRILDPNLSYPSTILGRERAIVLNLEHIKAIITSDEVLLRDPSDENVIPVLEELQRRLPVGNAAQHGQGEGKEISGAQNDADTGEEDESPFEFRSLEVALEAICSFLAARTTELETAAYPALDELTSKISSRNLDRVRKLKSAMTRLTARVQKVRDELEQLLDDDDDMADLYLSRKLSSASSPISSVGEPNWYPTSPTIGSKISRASRASLATVRGDENDVEELEMLLEAYFMQIDSTLNRLTTLREYIDDTEDYINIQLDNHRNQLIQLELVLSSGTVCLSMYSLVAGIFGMNIPYTWNDDHGYIFKYVVGLTGTVCAVMFVIIMSYARYKGLVGS; translated from the exons ATGGCGCAAAACGGGTATGTGGTACCGGCGGATCCTTCAGCGGTTGTgacggtgaagaagaaaacgCTGAATTGGGCTCTTATTGATGCTATGGGACAGAGCACATCTCAAGATTTCGATAAGTATGCTATCATGCACCGTGTCCAGATCCACGCTCGCGATCTCCGCATTCTCGACCCTAATTTATCTTACCCTTCTACTATTCTTGGCCGTGAGAGAGCCATTGTCCTCAATTTAgag CATATTAAGGCGATTATCACTTCCGACGAG GTTTTGCTTCGGGACCCGTCTGATGAAAATGTGATTCCAGTTTTGGAGGAGCTTCAAAGACGCTTACCCGTTGGCAATGCAGCACAGCATGGTCAAGGAGAAGGGAAAGAGATCTCAGGTGCTCAAAACGACGCTGATACTGGTGAAGAAGATG AATCGCCGTTCGAGTTTCGGTCGCTGGAAGTAGCTTTGGAAGCAATCTGTAGCTTCTTGGCTGCAAGGACAACAGAATTAGAAACAGCTGCTTATCCTGCTTTGGATGAGCTTACCTCAAAG ATTAGTAGCCGTAATTTGGATAGAGTTCGAAAGTTGAAGAGTGCCATGACTCGGTTGACAGCTCGGGTTCAAAAG GTAAGAGATGAACTCGAACAGTTGCTGGATGATGACGATGATATGGCGGATCTTTACCTCTCAAGGAAACTTTCTAGTGCTTCTTCACCGATTAGTAGTGTTGGGGAACCAAATTGGTATCCTACTTCCCCAACAATAGGTTCTAAGATTTCAAGAGCAAGTAGAGCGAGTTTAGCTACAGTTCGTGGGGATGAAAATGATGTTGAAGAACTTGAAATGTTGCTCGAG GCGTACTTCATGCAAATTGACAGCACATTGAACAGATTAACAACA CTACGTGAGTATATTGATGACACAGAGGACTACATTAACATCCAG CTAGACAATCATCGGAATCAGCTTATTCAG TTGGAGCTTGTGTTAAGTTCTGGAACAGTTTGCTTATCAATGTACTCTCTTGTGGCTGGTATTTTCGGGATGAACATTCCATACACATGGAACGACGATCATGGATACATCTTCAAATAT GTCGTGGGCTTGACGGGGACAGTTTGTGCAGTCATGTTTGTCATCATAATGTCGTACGCTCGGTACAAAGGACTGGTGGGATCTTGA
- the LOC104762614 gene encoding beta-D-xylosidase 4 codes for MGSSSPLTRRNRAPPSSVSSVLLSFLCFFVYVLDLSNAQSSSPVFACDVAANPSLAAYGFCNTVLKIEYRVADLVARLTLQEKIGFLVSKANGVTRLGIPTYEWWSEALHGVSYIGPGTHFSGQVPGATSFPQVILTAASFNVSLFQAIGKVVSTEARAMYNVGLAGLTYWSPNVNIFRDPRWGRGQETPGEDPLLASKYASGYVKGLQETDGGDSNRLKVAACCKHYTAYDVDNWKGVERYSFNAVVTQQDMDDTYQPPFKSCVVDGNVASVMCSYNQVNGKPTCADPDLLSGVIRGEWKLNGYIVSDCDSVDVLYKNQHYTKTPAEAAAVSILAGLDLNCGSFLGQHTEEAVKAGLVNVTAIDKAITNNFLTLMRLGFFDGDPKKQMYGGLGPKDVCTPSNQELAAEAARQGIVLLKNTGSLPLSPTSIKTLAVIGPNANVTKTMIGNYEGTPCKYTTPLQGLAGTVSTRYLPGCSNVACAVADVAGATKLAATADVTVLVIGADQSIEAESRDRVDLNLPGQQSKLVTEVAKAAKGPVLLVIMSGGGFDITFAKNDPKITGILWVGYPGEAGGIAIADVIFGRYNPSGRLPMTWYPQSYVEKVPMTNMNMRPDKANDYPGRSYRFYAGETVYAFGDGLSYTKFSHSLVKAPHLVSLRLEENHVCRSSECQSLDAIGPHCENAVSGGGSAFEVHIKVRNGGDREGIHTVFLFTTPPAVHGSPRKHLLGFEKVRLGKMEEAVVRFKVEVCKDLSVVDEVGNRKISLGKHLLHVGDLKHYLSIRI; via the exons ATGggctcttcttctccattaacAAGGAGAAACAGAGCACCACcatcctctgtttcctctgttcttctttcctttctctgtttcttcgtCTACGTTTTAGATTTATCAAACGCTCAATCTTCATCGCCGGTTTTCGCCTGCGACGTAGCTGCTAACCCTTCTCTCGCCGCTTATGGATTCTGCAACACCGTTTTAAAGATCGAGTACCGAGTCGCTGATCTGGTCGCGAGGCTCACTTTGCAAGAAAAGATCGGCTTTTTAGTGAGTAAAGCTAACGGCGTGACTAGGCTTGGGATTCCGACGTATGAATGGTGGTCGGAAGCACTTCACGGAGTTTCTTACATCGGACCCGGCACGCATTTTTCCGGCCAAGTTCCGGGAGCCACGAGTTTCCCTCAGGTTATACTCACCGCCGCATCGTTCAACGTATCTCTCTTTCAAGCCATTGGCAAG GTTGTCTCGACGGAAGCGAGGGCAATGTACAACGTGGGATTAGCCGGACTAACGTATTGGTCACCGAACGTGAACATATTCCGAGATCCTAGATGGGGAAGAGGACAAGAAACTCCAGGAGAAGACCCATTGCTCGCTAGCAAGTATGCTTCCGGGTATGTTAAGGGTCTTCAAGAAACTGACGGTGGCGATTCTAACCGCCTCAAAGTTGCCGCTTGCTGCAAACACTACACTGCTTACGATGTCGATAATTGGAAAGGCGTAGAACGTTACAGTTTCAACGCCGTG GTGACTCAACAAGATATGGATGATACGTATCAACCACCTTTCAAGAGTTGTGTGGTTGATGGGAATGTGGCGAGTGTTATGTGTTCTTACAATCAAGTAAACGGCAAACCAACATGCGCTGATCCGGATCTGCTCTCTGGTGTTATCCGCGGTGAATGGAAATTAAATGG gTACATTGTTTCAGATTGTGATTCAGTAGATGTGTTGTATAAGAACCAACACTATACAAAGACTCCAGCGGAAGCTGCAGCCGTATCTATATTGGCAGGTTTAGATTTGAACTGTGGTTCGTTCTTGGGTCAACATACAGAGGAAGCGGTTAAGGCTGGTTTGGTAAACGTGACAGCTATCGATAAGGCGATTACGAACAACTTTTTGACCCTTATGCGTTTAGGATTCTTCGATGGAGATCCAAAGAAACAGATGTACGGAGGGTTGGGTCCTAAAGACGTATGCACACCTAGTAACCAAGAGCTAGCTGCAGAAGCGGCAAGACAAGGCATTGTACTACTCAAGAATACTGGATCCTTACCGCTTTCTCCTACATCGATCAAAACGCTAGCCGTAATTGGACCCAACGCTAATGTCACCAAGACAATGATAGGAAACTACGAAGGCACGCCGTGCAAATACACAACACCACTTCAAGGTTTAGCCGGGACTGTATCTACAAGATATCTACCAGGCTGCTCCAATGTGGCTTGTGCGGTGGCGGATGTAGCCGGCGCCACGAAACTAGCGGCGACAGCGGATGTGACTGTGCTTGTGATTGGTGCAGATCAATCAATAGAGGCAGAGAGCCGCGACAGAGTCGATCTGAATCTTCCTGGACAGCAATCAAAGCTAGTGACCGAAGTGGCTAAAGCAGCAAAGGGACCTGTCTTGCTCGTCATTATGTCCGGTGGAGGTTTCGACATTACATTCGCTAAAAACGACCCAAAGATCACCGGAATTTTATGGGTTGGTTATCCCGGAGAAGCCGGTGGTATAGCAATTGCCGATGTTATCTTCGGCCGTTACAATCCAA gTGGAAGATTGCCGATGACTTGGTATCCACAGTCGTATGTAGAGAAAGTTCCGATGACGAACATGAACATGAGACCCGACAAAGCAAACGATTATCCGGGTCGGAGTTACAGATTCTACGCCGGAGAAACAGTTTACGCCTTCGGAGACGGACTCAGCTACACAAAATTCAGCCACAGCTTAGTCAAAGCTCCACATCTCGTTTCACTCCGACTAGAAGAGAATCACGTTTGCCGATCTTCGGAATGTCAATCGCTTGACGCGATCGGACCGCACTGCGAAAACGCCGTTTCAGGCGGTGGATCTGCGTTTGAGGTTCATATCAAGGTACGAAACGGGGGAGATAGAGAAGGGATACACACGGTGTTTCTGTTCACGACGCCGCCAGCGGTTCACGGATCGCCGAGGAAGCATTTGTTAGGATTCGAGAAGGTTCGGTTGGGGAAGATGGAGGAAGCGGTGGTTAGGTTTAAGGTTGAGGTGTGTAAAGATCTGAGCGTTGTTGATGAGGTTGGGAATAGGAAGATTAGTTTGGGAAAGCATCTTCTTCATGTGGGAGATTTGAAACATTACTTAAGCATTAGGATCTga